The Corynebacterium suranareeae genome window below encodes:
- a CDS encoding bile acid:sodium symporter family protein yields MSTQVELKTPKSEDRAAYIAALGFPILVIIGGIIGFTASDVVLNISSWVNPLLGVIMFAMGLTLKPVDFALVAKRPLPVLIGVVAQFVIMPLTALFVVWILQLPAEIAAGVILVGCAPGGTSSNVVSYLARGDVALSVTMTSISTLLAPIFTPLLTLWLAGQYMPLNAADMAVSIVQVVLIPVIGGLVVRLIFPKLIGKLLPLLPWISVVAISMIVAIVVAGSRDKIVEAGLLVLAAVIIHNTLGYSLGYLAAKFTGQPAAARRTTAIEVGMQNSGLAAGLAAQYMSPMSALPGAIFSVWHNLSGALLAALCRASDKRAAQKEVAD; encoded by the coding sequence TGGTGATCATCGGTGGAATAATCGGGTTTACTGCATCGGATGTAGTTCTCAATATTTCATCCTGGGTGAACCCACTGCTGGGAGTCATCATGTTCGCCATGGGATTAACCCTGAAGCCTGTTGACTTTGCCCTGGTTGCTAAACGCCCACTGCCAGTTCTAATTGGTGTGGTAGCGCAGTTTGTTATCATGCCGCTCACCGCTCTGTTTGTTGTCTGGATCCTTCAACTGCCTGCAGAAATCGCAGCTGGTGTGATTTTGGTTGGTTGCGCACCTGGCGGCACATCATCCAATGTGGTTTCCTACCTTGCTCGTGGCGATGTAGCTCTGTCTGTCACCATGACATCTATCTCCACACTGCTTGCCCCCATCTTCACTCCATTGCTGACACTGTGGCTGGCAGGGCAGTACATGCCTCTTAATGCTGCAGACATGGCCGTTTCAATTGTTCAAGTTGTGCTGATCCCAGTTATCGGTGGACTTGTTGTGCGTCTGATTTTCCCGAAGCTCATCGGCAAACTTTTGCCATTGCTGCCATGGATTTCTGTAGTTGCAATTTCCATGATCGTTGCCATCGTGGTCGCAGGATCTAGAGACAAGATCGTCGAAGCCGGATTGCTAGTCCTTGCCGCTGTGATCATTCACAACACTTTGGGTTACAGCCTTGGATACCTTGCTGCAAAGTTCACTGGTCAACCTGCAGCCGCACGACGTACCACTGCAATTGAAGTAGGCATGCAAAACTCTGGCCTGGCGGCCGGACTGGCAGCACAGTACATGTCACCGATGTCTGCGTTGCCAGGTGCTATTTTCTCAGTCTGGCACAACCTGTCAGGTGCGCTTCTTGCCGCACTGTGCCGTGCCTCTGATAAAAGAGCAGCGCAAAAAGAAGTAGCTGATTAA